One Tenuifilum sp. 4138str genomic region harbors:
- the rplD gene encoding 50S ribosomal protein L4: MEIKVLNIQGQETGRTIQLEDSIFGIEPNDHAIYLDVKQILANRRQGTHKSKQRNEVSGSTRKLKRQKGTGTARAGSIKSPLFRGGGRIFGPVPRDYSFKLNKKVKQLARKSALAYKVKENALLVIEDFNLDTPKTKEFLNICKNLNVADKKTLFLLGEPNKNIYLSSRNLQKQTAAIASSVNTYDILNANMLVLTESSVDALNKMFKVS; the protein is encoded by the coding sequence ATGGAAATCAAGGTACTTAACATACAAGGACAGGAAACCGGCAGGACTATTCAGTTGGAAGACTCGATTTTTGGTATCGAACCCAACGACCATGCCATTTACCTCGACGTTAAGCAAATACTAGCAAACCGTCGTCAGGGTACGCACAAATCCAAACAGCGTAACGAGGTTTCCGGTAGTACCCGTAAGCTAAAACGCCAAAAGGGTACCGGTACTGCTCGTGCAGGTAGCATCAAGTCGCCCTTGTTCCGTGGTGGTGGACGTATTTTTGGTCCCGTTCCACGCGATTATAGCTTTAAGCTAAACAAGAAGGTTAAGCAGCTGGCTCGTAAGAGCGCTCTTGCATACAAGGTTAAGGAGAATGCTCTGCTTGTTATTGAAGACTTCAACTTAGATACTCCAAAAACCAAGGAATTTTTAAATATCTGCAAGAACCTGAACGTAGCCGACAAAAAAACACTCTTCTTGTTGGGCGAGCCAAATAAAAATATATATTTGTCGTCCAGAAATTTACAGAAGCAAACGGCTGCAATTGCCTCATCAGTAAACACTTACGATATTCTAAATGCTAATATGTTAGTGTTAACTGAGAGTTCTGTAGATGCTCTGAACAAAATGTTTAAGGTATCATAA
- the rplW gene encoding 50S ribosomal protein L23: protein MDILIKPVVTEKMERLTDKLNQYGFIVDKRANKLQIKKAIEELYGVTVDSVNTMRYAGKVKSRYTRTGVLVGRTNSYKKAIVTLKEGDKIDFYSNI, encoded by the coding sequence ATGGATATACTGATAAAACCAGTTGTAACTGAAAAGATGGAGCGCTTAACCGATAAGCTGAACCAATACGGCTTTATCGTGGATAAGAGAGCTAATAAGTTACAGATAAAGAAGGCGATAGAGGAACTATACGGGGTAACCGTTGACTCAGTGAATACTATGCGTTATGCTGGTAAAGTTAAGTCCCGCTACACCCGTACCGGTGTATTGGTGGGTCGTACCAATAGCTACAAAAAGGCTATCGTAACGCTTAAGGAAGGAGATAAGATTGATTTTTATAGCAACATTTAA
- the rplB gene encoding 50S ribosomal protein L2 has product MAVRKLKPVTPGQRHKIIGLFDDITTNKPEKSLLVPLKKTGGRNNQGRRTMRYIGGGHKRRYRLIDFLRNRDNEPAVVKTIEYDPNRTARIALVEYPDGEKRYIVAPAGLKVGQTIMSGRGVAPEVGNTLYLGEIPLGTIIHNIELYPGRGACMARSAGSYAQLLAREGKYAIIKLPSGETRMVLNECRATIGSVSNSDHALEKSGKAGRSRWLGRRPRTRGVAMNPVDHPMGGGEGRASGGHPRSRKGIPAKGYKTRSKKKHSSKFIIERRKK; this is encoded by the coding sequence ATGGCTGTACGGAAACTAAAACCTGTTACACCAGGACAGAGACACAAGATTATAGGTTTGTTCGATGACATTACGACAAACAAACCTGAGAAGTCGTTACTAGTCCCCCTGAAAAAGACTGGTGGTCGCAATAACCAAGGCCGAAGGACCATGCGATATATAGGGGGAGGCCACAAGCGCAGATACAGATTAATAGATTTCCTGCGCAACCGTGACAATGAGCCTGCTGTAGTAAAGACTATTGAGTACGATCCCAACCGCACTGCACGTATTGCGCTGGTTGAGTACCCCGATGGCGAGAAGCGCTACATTGTAGCCCCTGCAGGGCTCAAGGTAGGCCAAACCATCATGTCGGGTCGCGGAGTAGCTCCTGAGGTGGGTAATACCCTTTACCTTGGCGAAATACCCCTAGGTACCATTATCCACAACATCGAGCTCTACCCCGGCCGTGGTGCTTGCATGGCACGTAGCGCAGGATCGTATGCTCAGCTCCTAGCCCGTGAGGGGAAGTACGCTATCATAAAGCTGCCTAGCGGCGAAACCCGCATGGTACTTAACGAGTGTAGAGCCACCATTGGTAGCGTGTCGAACTCTGACCACGCATTGGAAAAATCCGGAAAAGCCGGACGTAGCCGCTGGTTAGGTCGTCGTCCTCGCACCCGTGGTGTTGCCATGAACCCTGTTGATCACCCAATGGGTGGTGGTGAAGGACGTGCCTCAGGAGGACACCCACGCTCACGTAAGGGTATTCCTGCTAAGGGTTACAAGACTCGTTCTAAGAAGAAACACAG